The following are encoded together in the Arcticibacterium luteifluviistationis genome:
- a CDS encoding hemolysin family protein, translated as MEIVILLILILINGVFSMSEIALISSRRTKLEIASKNGDKRAEAALSLASSPNKFLSTVQIGITLISIFTGIYSGDRLGAYVLPLLQKIPVLAPYADTIAIVIITILVTFLSLILGELVPKRIGLASPEKISMVMAAPMMALSRITSPFIWLLSKTSKFLFSLTGIKESDNSITEEEIKSMAREGATGGSIEEIEHELLQNVFHLGDRKITSLMTNNNEVTFLDLDDTPNENKKKIIASRHSVYPVCNDGINNMVGLLYVKDLLGKSLTTELKSLESNLRECLFIPENNLGYQVLEKFQQERRHFGVIVDEYGNVQGVVTMNDILDALVGDISETNEFEFEIFKREDGTFLIDASLPFDEFLQEFEVEINNRKDYQGFDTMGGFALEILQEIPDTGDHFVWENFRFEIVDMDKNRVDKILVTLLDEKE; from the coding sequence ATGGAAATAGTAATTTTATTAATTCTTATTCTAATCAACGGAGTGTTTTCGATGTCGGAAATTGCTCTAATCTCATCCCGAAGAACTAAATTGGAAATCGCCTCGAAGAATGGCGACAAAAGGGCAGAAGCTGCCCTAAGTTTGGCTAGTTCGCCGAACAAGTTCCTTAGTACAGTTCAGATTGGAATCACCTTGATCAGTATTTTTACTGGTATTTATTCTGGAGATAGGCTAGGAGCTTACGTTCTTCCGCTCCTTCAAAAAATCCCAGTTTTGGCACCTTATGCCGACACCATCGCAATAGTAATCATTACTATTTTGGTTACTTTCCTTTCCTTAATTCTGGGAGAGTTAGTTCCGAAGCGAATTGGTTTGGCTTCACCTGAAAAGATTTCTATGGTGATGGCTGCTCCCATGATGGCTCTTTCTAGGATAACTTCACCATTTATTTGGCTACTTAGCAAAACGTCTAAATTTCTTTTTAGCCTTACAGGTATAAAAGAGTCAGATAACTCCATAACAGAGGAAGAAATCAAATCTATGGCTAGGGAAGGAGCTACGGGCGGTTCTATTGAAGAAATAGAGCATGAGTTGCTTCAAAATGTCTTTCATCTTGGCGACAGAAAAATTACTTCATTGATGACAAATAACAATGAGGTTACTTTCTTAGACTTAGATGATACACCTAATGAAAACAAAAAGAAGATAATAGCTTCTCGTCATTCTGTTTATCCTGTTTGTAATGATGGTATAAACAATATGGTTGGGCTGCTTTATGTCAAAGATTTATTAGGTAAGTCTTTAACCACCGAGCTGAAAAGTTTAGAATCTAACCTTAGGGAGTGTCTTTTTATTCCTGAGAATAACCTTGGATACCAGGTTTTAGAGAAATTCCAACAAGAGAGACGCCATTTTGGAGTCATTGTGGATGAATATGGAAATGTACAGGGTGTAGTAACCATGAATGATATTCTGGATGCCTTAGTAGGTGATATATCAGAAACAAACGAGTTTGAATTTGAGATTTTCAAAAGAGAGGATGGTACATTCTTAATTGATGCATCCTTGCCTTTTGATGAGTTCTTACAAGAGTTTGAGGTTGAGATAAACAATAGAAAAGATTACCAAGGTTTTGATACCATGGGAGGCTTTGCTTTAGAAATACTACAAGAAATTCCAGATACTGGAGACCATTTCGTTTGGGAGAATTTCCGTTTTGAAATAGTGGACATGGATAAAAACCGTGTTGATAAGATTCTTGTGACTTTGTTAGACGAAAAAGAATAG
- a CDS encoding NUDIX hydrolase: MVIFINDRPIYLIEGQARVNKKFDTIISDISMIKSLKEWRKKILIPNANDEIIMAFFKAIKEIKKFDFKSITFLVEDLEEAEKTVFDQYKIVDAAGGLVLNKENKILMIHRLNKWDFPKGKAEKGETIRETALREVEEECNIKVALIDKYYISYHTYLHKNQRVLKRTYWYQMQLISDINMAPQKDEGIDDVRWMNTAEMYKALHKSYPSILNVVKKMMNQELSFSKG; the protein is encoded by the coding sequence ATGGTCATATTTATCAATGACAGACCTATCTATTTAATAGAAGGCCAAGCACGTGTCAATAAGAAGTTTGACACCATAATTAGTGATATCAGTATGATCAAAAGCCTGAAAGAATGGCGAAAAAAAATACTGATCCCGAACGCCAATGATGAAATAATCATGGCTTTCTTTAAAGCTATAAAAGAAATCAAAAAGTTTGATTTCAAAAGCATAACCTTTCTTGTGGAAGATTTGGAAGAGGCTGAAAAGACAGTTTTTGACCAATACAAAATAGTGGATGCCGCTGGTGGCCTTGTACTAAACAAGGAAAATAAAATACTGATGATTCACAGGCTCAATAAATGGGATTTCCCGAAGGGTAAAGCCGAAAAAGGTGAAACCATAAGAGAAACTGCTTTAAGAGAAGTAGAAGAGGAATGCAACATCAAAGTGGCCTTGATAGACAAGTACTACATTTCCTACCATACCTATCTTCATAAAAACCAACGCGTTTTAAAAAGAACATATTGGTATCAAATGCAATTAATCTCTGATATCAACATGGCTCCACAAAAAGATGAAGGTATAGATGATGTTAGATGGATGAATACAGCAGAAATGTATAAAGCTCTTCATAAGAGCTATCCCTCTATATTGAACGTAGTGAAAAAAATGATGAATCAGGAATTGAGCTTTTCTAAGGGGTAA
- the coaD gene encoding pantetheine-phosphate adenylyltransferase, whose translation MKRIAFFPGSFDPFTKGHADIVERGLKLFDQIVIGIGHNPAKERYFPLEVMVGVIKGAFNNDERIKVINYNDLTAKVAKEYGAQFLIRGLRNTTDFEYENTIAQVNRQIVDGLETVFLITSPELAPISSSIVRELHSFGVDVSSYVPYPLEKLNS comes from the coding sequence ATGAAACGAATAGCTTTTTTTCCTGGTTCTTTTGACCCTTTTACTAAAGGTCACGCAGATATTGTAGAAAGAGGCTTGAAGTTGTTTGATCAAATAGTAATTGGAATAGGCCATAATCCAGCCAAGGAAAGGTATTTTCCACTTGAGGTTATGGTAGGTGTTATAAAAGGTGCGTTTAATAATGATGAACGCATTAAAGTGATAAACTATAATGACCTTACTGCTAAAGTTGCTAAAGAATACGGGGCCCAGTTTTTAATAAGAGGCTTAAGAAATACCACCGATTTTGAGTACGAGAATACCATTGCTCAGGTAAACAGGCAAATAGTGGATGGCTTAGAAACCGTTTTCTTAATTACCTCTCCTGAGCTAGCACCCATTAGCTCTAGTATTGTAAGGGAATTACATTCTTTCGGCGTAGATGTTAGCAGCTATGTGCCTTACCCCTTAGAAAAGCTCAATTCCTGA
- a CDS encoding ROK family protein — protein sequence MERYLWGVDLGGTKIEGIVINAKTDEILIRERVPTEASQGYDHILSQIKKLIDGLVEKTGLKPEAIGFSTPGTLDPGLQTMKNCNTTCMNGQPMKKDLVALLGVKIEMANDANCFALAEATMGVVPEKYPDAQVVFGVIMGTGVGGGVVVNGKIIGGKHGIGGEWGHNVLGDDQTPCYCGKKGCNENIFSGPALERFYASVSGEKRGLKEIVERYRANTDEHATATLQRLFKSFGKAIHYIINVLDPDVVVLGGGVSNIEEIYTEGVKEIENFIFNKRKVETVFLKPKLGDSAGVFGAAELVR from the coding sequence ATGGAAAGATATTTATGGGGAGTTGACCTTGGAGGAACAAAGATTGAGGGCATTGTGATAAATGCAAAGACAGACGAAATTCTAATTAGAGAGCGAGTTCCCACCGAAGCAAGCCAAGGCTACGATCATATTTTATCTCAAATCAAAAAACTGATAGACGGCTTAGTCGAAAAAACTGGTTTAAAACCTGAAGCAATAGGATTCAGTACTCCTGGAACCCTTGACCCAGGGCTACAGACCATGAAAAATTGTAATACGACATGTATGAATGGTCAGCCTATGAAAAAGGACCTAGTCGCTTTACTGGGGGTTAAAATAGAAATGGCGAACGACGCCAACTGTTTTGCTCTAGCAGAGGCTACCATGGGAGTAGTGCCTGAAAAATACCCTGATGCACAAGTAGTTTTTGGAGTAATTATGGGTACAGGTGTAGGCGGTGGTGTAGTGGTTAATGGAAAAATAATTGGCGGCAAACACGGCATCGGTGGCGAATGGGGACATAACGTTTTAGGAGATGACCAAACACCATGTTACTGTGGCAAAAAAGGCTGTAATGAAAATATATTTTCTGGTCCAGCCCTAGAAAGATTTTACGCAAGTGTTTCCGGCGAAAAGCGAGGTTTAAAGGAGATAGTAGAGCGTTATAGAGCAAACACCGACGAACATGCTACTGCTACGCTACAAAGGCTCTTTAAGTCCTTTGGTAAAGCCATTCACTATATCATCAATGTGCTTGACCCTGATGTGGTTGTTTTAGGTGGTGGTGTTAGTAATATTGAAGAAATTTATACGGAAGGTGTTAAAGAAATTGAAAACTTCATCTTTAATAAAAGAAAAGTAGAAACGGTTTTCTTAAAACCTAAACTGGGCGATAGTGCGGGTGTTTTTGGAGCCGCTGAGTTGGTGAGGTAA
- a CDS encoding trimeric intracellular cation channel family protein: protein MTWIYFLDLFGTSVFAISGVLMAIEKRFDLVGTLIIGFVTAVGGGTLRDLLIGRSPVGWLNDRNYILAIFIGYAIAYIFYKRVLRLKKGMFLFDTLGIGVFTIIGLKIAAEYNLRVETCIMMGVISACFGGVIRDVLTNEIPLIFRKEIYAAACFLGAVIYVIMQKFCPIENVNVMVSMAIVFIVRYLSFKNGWTLNLKKFDDVNGFGNGDK, encoded by the coding sequence ATGACTTGGATATACTTCTTAGATTTATTTGGCACCTCCGTTTTTGCTATTTCAGGAGTTTTAATGGCCATCGAAAAGCGTTTTGACCTAGTTGGTACACTTATAATTGGTTTTGTGACGGCGGTTGGTGGAGGTACACTCAGAGACTTACTGATAGGCCGTTCGCCCGTAGGTTGGCTAAATGATCGAAACTATATTTTAGCCATTTTTATCGGGTACGCTATTGCCTATATCTTTTATAAACGAGTTTTAAGGTTGAAAAAAGGTATGTTTCTGTTTGATACGCTTGGGATAGGTGTATTCACTATTATAGGTCTTAAAATAGCTGCAGAATATAATCTTAGGGTAGAAACCTGCATTATGATGGGCGTAATTTCTGCTTGTTTTGGTGGGGTTATTAGGGACGTTTTAACCAATGAGATTCCATTGATTTTTAGAAAAGAAATTTATGCTGCGGCCTGTTTCCTTGGAGCTGTTATTTACGTCATCATGCAGAAGTTCTGTCCTATTGAGAATGTAAATGTCATGGTTTCTATGGCCATTGTTTTTATAGTGAGGTATTTATCCTTTAAAAATGGCTGGACGTTAAACCTGAAAAAGTTTGATGACGTCAATGGTTTTGGAAACGGCGATAAATAG
- a CDS encoding VOC family protein, translating into MSVSLNQIALVVADYDEAIQYYTNVLDFELLEDTALSESKRWVTVSPKGENSCRLLLAKASNEEQSKVIGSQAGGRVFLFLYTDNFEEQYENLTKHDVKIIRGPIEEPYGKVLVFEDKFGNLWDLIEPVGQN; encoded by the coding sequence ATGAGTGTTTCTTTAAATCAAATAGCATTGGTGGTGGCGGATTATGATGAAGCCATTCAGTATTATACAAATGTCTTAGACTTTGAACTTTTGGAAGATACAGCCCTATCTGAATCAAAAAGATGGGTAACTGTATCTCCAAAAGGAGAAAATTCGTGTAGACTGTTGCTAGCTAAAGCTTCTAATGAAGAGCAATCTAAAGTGATTGGTAGTCAAGCAGGAGGGAGAGTCTTTTTGTTTCTTTATACAGATAATTTTGAAGAACAATACGAGAATCTGACTAAGCATGACGTCAAAATTATTAGAGGACCTATTGAAGAGCCTTATGGCAAAGTCTTGGTCTTTGAAGATAAGTTTGGAAACCTTTGGGATTTGATAGAGCCTGTCGGGCAGAATTAG
- the pafA gene encoding alkaline phosphatase PafA, producing MNKLVALFAFFVLSSCAAQSPISNSSATPKPKLVVGIVVDQMRYEYLYRFQDKYGEGGFKRLMGEGFNCKNNNYHYASTVTGPGHAHVYTGSVPAVSGIVGNDWFDKASGKDMYVASDSTVSTVGEGSERAGMMSPNNLKVTTITDQIRLASQFKSKVVGVAIKDRGAILPAGHTGDAYWYDSSTGNWITSTHYRNTLPTWVQAFNDKNVAEDYATKTWETLYPIDTYTESEEDKQPYENRLNGQKEAIFPHTFTVGSIASTPWGNTMTLDIALEALKNESLGQDDITDFLAISFSSPDYVGHAFGPQSKEVQDTYLRLDLEIERLLNTLDAQVGKGAYTLFLSADHAVAEIPAFLKKHDMPAGLFLGGEVTKEANAIISKAYGEGEWILSLKNYEFYLNRALMAEKNITVDQIKNLIAPVLSMQEGIYSVINLESFGNDNIPPFYKEKIQNIYNPKRSGEIMVLVEPGWFHGYGTRGTTHGTMWAYDTHVPLLFFGNGIKHGETVKPTYISDIAPTVSQLLNIQEPSGSVGTPLGEALK from the coding sequence GTGAACAAATTAGTTGCCCTATTTGCCTTTTTCGTTTTGAGTAGCTGTGCTGCTCAATCTCCAATATCAAATTCATCTGCTACGCCTAAACCAAAATTAGTGGTGGGTATTGTGGTTGATCAAATGCGATATGAGTATTTATATCGTTTTCAAGATAAGTACGGTGAAGGAGGCTTTAAGCGATTAATGGGAGAAGGCTTTAACTGTAAAAACAATAATTATCATTATGCTTCTACAGTGACGGGACCAGGTCACGCACATGTTTATACAGGTAGTGTGCCGGCTGTTTCTGGAATTGTTGGGAATGATTGGTTTGACAAAGCTAGTGGTAAAGATATGTATGTAGCTTCGGATAGTACAGTATCTACGGTAGGAGAAGGTTCTGAGAGAGCCGGAATGATGTCTCCAAATAATTTAAAGGTTACCACTATTACGGACCAGATTAGATTAGCAAGTCAATTTAAATCTAAAGTGGTAGGAGTAGCTATAAAAGATAGAGGAGCTATTTTGCCTGCAGGTCACACAGGTGATGCTTATTGGTATGACTCTTCCACAGGAAATTGGATTACGAGCACTCATTACAGAAATACTTTACCGACATGGGTTCAAGCTTTTAATGACAAGAATGTAGCGGAAGACTATGCTACCAAAACTTGGGAAACATTATATCCGATAGACACTTATACGGAGTCTGAAGAAGATAAGCAACCTTATGAAAACCGTTTAAATGGTCAAAAGGAAGCTATTTTTCCGCATACTTTCACAGTGGGCTCTATAGCCTCTACGCCTTGGGGAAACACCATGACACTTGATATAGCTTTAGAAGCTTTAAAAAATGAATCACTGGGTCAAGACGATATCACTGATTTCTTAGCGATTAGTTTTTCTTCGCCAGACTACGTTGGGCATGCTTTTGGTCCTCAATCAAAGGAGGTTCAAGACACTTATTTGAGATTGGATTTAGAAATAGAGCGTTTGCTAAACACTTTAGATGCTCAAGTAGGTAAAGGGGCTTATACTCTATTCCTTTCTGCTGACCATGCGGTGGCTGAAATTCCTGCATTCTTGAAAAAACATGATATGCCTGCTGGCTTATTTTTAGGTGGTGAAGTTACTAAAGAGGCTAATGCTATAATTTCAAAAGCTTATGGAGAAGGGGAGTGGATTTTAAGTTTGAAAAACTATGAGTTCTACCTTAATAGAGCTTTAATGGCAGAGAAAAATATTACGGTAGATCAGATTAAGAATTTGATAGCTCCAGTATTAAGTATGCAAGAAGGTATTTACTCTGTAATTAATTTAGAAAGCTTCGGTAACGATAATATTCCTCCTTTTTATAAAGAGAAAATTCAAAACATTTATAACCCAAAAAGAAGTGGTGAGATTATGGTTTTAGTGGAGCCAGGTTGGTTTCACGGTTACGGAACGCGTGGAACTACGCACGGAACTATGTGGGCTTATGATACGCATGTGCCTTTATTATTTTTTGGAAATGGCATAAAGCATGGCGAAACAGTAAAACCTACTTATATATCTGACATAGCACCTACTGTAAGTCAATTGTTAAACATTCAAGAGCCAAGCGGTTCTGTAGGTACGCCACTTGGTGAAGCTTTAAAATAA
- a CDS encoding polyprenyl synthetase family protein, producing the protein MSINIKDIQAPIANEMKEFESKFRNSMKTDVMLLDQIMKYIIHRKGKQIRPMFVFLTAGMCGGIEEATYRGASLIELLHTATLVHDDVVDDSNYRRGFFSINALWKNKIAVLVGDYLLSRGLLLSVDNEDFDLLKLVSSAVKEMSEGELLQIEKARKLDISEEVYFDVIRQKTASLIASCCAVGAASAGSSPEVVEKSRLLGEKIGMAFQIKDDLFDYGNAEIGKPTGIDIKEKKMTLPLIYALNHADRSTKSKIINLVKRHSNKPAKVTEVIDFVKQSGGISYTQNAMMNYMNEANEILASFPDSEYKTALEGLVQFTIERTK; encoded by the coding sequence ATGTCTATAAATATCAAAGACATCCAGGCCCCTATTGCTAATGAAATGAAGGAATTTGAAAGCAAATTCCGGAATTCTATGAAGACTGATGTTATGCTTCTTGACCAAATCATGAAGTACATCATTCACAGAAAAGGCAAGCAGATAAGGCCAATGTTTGTTTTTCTTACTGCTGGTATGTGCGGAGGCATTGAAGAAGCTACTTACAGGGGAGCTTCATTAATAGAACTTTTACATACTGCTACTTTAGTTCATGACGATGTGGTGGACGACTCCAACTATAGAAGAGGTTTTTTCTCTATCAATGCACTTTGGAAAAATAAGATTGCTGTTTTAGTAGGTGACTACCTACTTTCTAGAGGTTTGCTGTTGAGTGTAGATAATGAAGACTTTGATTTGTTAAAACTAGTTTCTTCGGCTGTGAAAGAAATGAGCGAGGGGGAGTTGCTGCAAATTGAAAAAGCTAGAAAATTAGATATATCGGAAGAGGTTTACTTTGACGTGATACGTCAAAAAACAGCTTCTTTAATAGCATCTTGCTGTGCTGTGGGAGCGGCTTCTGCAGGTAGTTCGCCAGAGGTAGTGGAGAAAAGTAGACTCCTTGGAGAAAAAATAGGTATGGCCTTTCAGATTAAGGATGATCTTTTTGATTACGGAAATGCTGAAATAGGTAAGCCTACAGGTATTGATATAAAGGAAAAGAAAATGACCCTTCCACTCATTTATGCTTTAAATCATGCCGATAGAAGCACTAAGAGTAAGATTATTAACTTGGTGAAAAGGCATTCTAATAAACCAGCTAAGGTTACTGAAGTAATAGATTTTGTAAAGCAGAGTGGTGGGATAAGTTATACTCAAAATGCCATGATGAATTATATGAATGAGGCGAATGAAATATTGGCTTCGTTTCCTGATTCTGAGTATAAAACTGCACTAGAAGGCTTGGTTCAATTTACAATTGAAAGAACTAAATAG
- a CDS encoding patatin-like phospholipase family protein, whose product MRALVLGGGSLKGAWQVGAIQAVLETGFKPEMIYGISAGALNAGFMVNEAGRQHIDTGAIDWDVVNKKLIQFWIENITKPDDIGLLKSRFQLGIDTLLSRFDGLLDTNPLHEKLRKYINLTTLRRSPIDLKVGAVNVNTGKMHYADPMEQHFLDYLRASSSIPIMMPAIQIGGDHRQAYLDGGLREVVPLKKAIEDGATEIYAIATHPKTRELEPINYRSFFSMIERIKDISVNQFENNDIEWAENYNENLVSIAGFTLNKKVSLKVIRPIEPININLTSFDSDDIKEVIKQGYQFAYTELR is encoded by the coding sequence ATGAGGGCATTGGTACTTGGTGGAGGGTCATTAAAAGGAGCTTGGCAGGTGGGAGCCATTCAGGCTGTTTTAGAAACTGGCTTTAAACCTGAGATGATTTATGGGATTTCTGCGGGAGCTCTTAACGCAGGTTTTATGGTTAATGAAGCAGGACGCCAACACATAGATACTGGAGCGATAGACTGGGATGTTGTAAATAAGAAACTGATTCAATTCTGGATTGAGAATATCACAAAACCAGATGATATTGGGCTTTTAAAGTCTCGTTTTCAACTGGGAATAGATACCCTTCTTAGTCGTTTTGATGGTCTTCTAGACACAAATCCACTTCACGAAAAACTTAGAAAGTATATTAATTTGACCACGCTACGCCGTAGCCCTATTGATCTTAAAGTAGGAGCTGTGAATGTTAATACCGGTAAGATGCACTACGCTGACCCCATGGAACAGCATTTTTTAGATTATCTGAGAGCCAGTAGTTCCATACCTATTATGATGCCTGCTATTCAGATTGGTGGCGACCACAGACAAGCATACCTTGATGGCGGCTTGAGGGAAGTAGTTCCATTGAAAAAAGCGATTGAAGATGGTGCCACGGAGATTTATGCTATTGCAACGCACCCAAAAACAAGAGAATTAGAGCCTATCAACTACCGCTCTTTCTTTTCTATGATAGAGCGAATAAAAGATATTTCTGTCAATCAGTTTGAAAACAATGACATAGAATGGGCTGAAAACTATAATGAAAACTTAGTTTCTATTGCAGGTTTTACGCTTAACAAGAAAGTTTCGCTTAAAGTAATTAGACCAATAGAACCTATCAATATTAACCTAACCAGTTTTGACTCTGACGACATCAAGGAGGTAATAAAACAGGGTTACCAATTTGCTTACACCGAATTACGCTAA
- a CDS encoding MFS transporter, whose product MLNHLTKDFFGNRQSRAIAVAFIAVGLLFGTWATFIPFIKEKFALNDADLGLILLSMPIGSVTMNLVGAWLVAKIGMKTTTILGMIGMSLAFLVPLNSSSVYMLPIGLYLCGSGISITNIAMNMGVTCIEADHDVKIMSTCHGMFSVGLMVGSMCASLARGFEWNPGLYMIGTSALIILFAFLIRPTIFKIQDEVVSDGSTPQSKFVLPKGTFLVMILIGVCGNISEGTMADWSSVFMKNVVNSSPYFVGWGLAGYSLFMALGRFFGDSLIPKIGANKILIYGGLLVTVGVSIALLFPTTWLTIIGFSIVGAGVSCAAPILYGASARVPGVSKGTGLAVMNTFAMGGFMAGPVLIGFVSQATSLSWAFSIVILLSLTSAYLSSKIKFF is encoded by the coding sequence TTGCTAAACCACCTCACAAAAGACTTTTTTGGAAATCGCCAGAGTAGAGCTATAGCTGTTGCCTTTATAGCAGTTGGGTTATTATTTGGTACTTGGGCTACTTTTATTCCTTTTATTAAAGAGAAGTTCGCTCTTAATGATGCCGACTTAGGTTTGATACTACTCAGTATGCCTATTGGCTCTGTGACCATGAATTTGGTAGGAGCTTGGTTGGTGGCTAAAATTGGTATGAAAACCACCACTATTTTAGGCATGATAGGTATGAGTTTAGCCTTTCTTGTTCCTTTAAATAGTTCATCGGTATATATGTTGCCCATTGGCCTATACTTATGTGGCTCAGGTATTTCTATAACTAATATTGCTATGAATATGGGTGTGACCTGTATTGAGGCAGATCATGATGTTAAAATCATGAGTACTTGTCATGGTATGTTTAGTGTGGGTTTGATGGTAGGTTCTATGTGTGCTAGTTTGGCAAGGGGTTTTGAGTGGAATCCAGGTCTATATATGATCGGAACATCTGCTTTGATAATTCTCTTTGCTTTCTTGATACGCCCTACTATTTTCAAAATTCAAGACGAAGTAGTTTCTGATGGTAGTACTCCGCAGTCAAAGTTTGTACTGCCAAAGGGTACTTTTTTAGTGATGATATTAATAGGTGTATGTGGTAATATTTCTGAAGGTACCATGGCTGATTGGTCTTCTGTTTTTATGAAAAACGTGGTAAATAGTAGTCCTTACTTTGTGGGTTGGGGTTTAGCGGGTTACTCCTTGTTTATGGCTTTAGGGAGATTTTTTGGAGATAGTTTGATTCCAAAAATAGGAGCCAATAAGATTTTAATATATGGAGGACTTCTAGTAACTGTTGGAGTGTCTATTGCCTTACTTTTTCCTACTACATGGCTTACTATTATCGGCTTTTCAATAGTAGGAGCAGGGGTTTCCTGTGCAGCACCTATTTTATATGGAGCGTCTGCCAGAGTGCCAGGTGTTTCTAAAGGCACTGGTTTGGCGGTAATGAACACTTTTGCCATGGGAGGTTTTATGGCTGGTCCTGTTTTAATTGGTTTTGTATCACAAGCCACTAGTTTAAGCTGGGCCTTTTCTATAGTGATATTACTTTCACTTACTTCGGCTTACTTATCCTCTAAAATTAAGTTTTTCTAA
- a CDS encoding VOC family protein — protein sequence MRAFYEKYFDAKSNEKYINTKKGFESYFLSFKEGASLEIMRKEGIASANEVPAEYLGLTHFAFSVGSEEKVNELTETLRKDGFEVAGEVRWTGDGFYESVVLDPEGNRLEITI from the coding sequence ATGAGGGCTTTTTATGAAAAGTATTTTGATGCCAAAAGCAATGAGAAATACATCAACACTAAAAAAGGTTTTGAATCTTACTTTTTGAGTTTTAAAGAAGGTGCTAGTTTAGAAATTATGAGAAAGGAGGGAATAGCTTCTGCCAATGAAGTCCCTGCCGAGTACCTAGGTCTTACGCATTTTGCTTTCTCTGTAGGGTCTGAAGAAAAAGTCAATGAGTTGACAGAAACCTTACGCAAAGATGGTTTTGAAGTAGCAGGAGAAGTGAGATGGACTGGTGATGGCTTTTATGAGAGCGTAGTTTTAGACCCAGAAGGAAATAGATTAGAGATTACGATTTAA
- a CDS encoding HAD family hydrolase, with product MENKAVIFDMDGVICHTNPYHSKAFRVFFEKRGLNPTDEEFAEHMFGKSNSYILKHFLGRTVEGEEFTQMEEEKEGLFREIYAEYIETIPGYTDWLRVLKAEGFKTGVATSAPRANLNLIMAKVGFEPMMESILASEDVTAHKPDPQVYLKSANNLGVKPENCIVFEDSHSGVSAAINAGMKVVGVLSSHTKEELPPCDFHINDYSEINLDILNRIR from the coding sequence ATGGAGAACAAAGCAGTTATTTTTGATATGGATGGTGTCATTTGCCACACTAATCCTTACCATTCTAAAGCCTTTAGAGTATTTTTTGAAAAGAGAGGTCTAAATCCTACTGATGAAGAATTTGCGGAGCACATGTTTGGCAAAAGCAATAGCTATATTTTAAAGCACTTTTTAGGAAGAACTGTAGAGGGAGAGGAGTTTACTCAAATGGAAGAAGAGAAGGAAGGTCTTTTTAGAGAAATATATGCCGAATATATAGAAACCATTCCAGGTTATACGGACTGGTTAAGGGTACTAAAAGCAGAAGGTTTTAAAACAGGCGTGGCGACTTCGGCTCCTAGAGCAAATTTGAATTTAATAATGGCTAAAGTTGGTTTTGAGCCAATGATGGAGTCTATTTTAGCGTCAGAAGATGTGACGGCCCATAAACCTGACCCACAGGTTTATTTAAAATCAGCCAATAATTTAGGTGTCAAACCAGAGAATTGTATTGTTTTTGAAGATTCACATTCAGGTGTATCAGCGGCAATTAATGCAGGAATGAAAGTGGTGGGTGTTTTAAGCAGTCATACCAAAGAAGAATTGCCTCCATGCGATTTTCATATCAATGACTATTCAGAAATTAACCTTGACATTCTAAACAGAATACGATAA